The following are from one region of the Bacillota bacterium genome:
- a CDS encoding MBL fold metallo-hydrolase codes for MPTSDEMNLGIVRIPVPTPFPVGPVNVYLIPGKPVTLIEAGPLTDEAWRTLGEAVEERGHRLDQVEQVVITHPHQDHCGQAARVAGAGGAGIVAHRLTRDYFEDYEEYWRNRAADFTPLMLRMGVPPEVRAVAGRASRWASKFGTGARIARYVDEGEIIRTGAGDFAVLYTPGHARAAICLHRPQDGLLISGDTLLKEISSNALIEENGQGNGGYHSLATYLGTLRRLAAMEFSVILPGHGQEITDHQGLIRSRLAFHEVRKDTILTEMGERENTPFEVCRKLFPDLPAAALFLGLSEVFGHLEVLEDEGRVVRREDGPTVGFKRVLRG; via the coding sequence TTGCCGACTTCCGACGAAATGAACCTCGGGATCGTCAGGATCCCCGTGCCGACGCCCTTTCCGGTCGGGCCCGTCAATGTCTACCTGATCCCGGGAAAGCCAGTGACCCTGATCGAGGCCGGGCCCTTGACCGATGAAGCCTGGCGGACCCTGGGCGAGGCCGTGGAAGAGCGGGGCCATCGACTCGACCAGGTCGAACAGGTGGTCATCACTCACCCGCACCAGGACCACTGCGGCCAGGCGGCCAGGGTGGCCGGGGCCGGCGGGGCGGGGATCGTCGCCCACCGCCTGACCCGCGACTACTTCGAGGACTACGAGGAGTATTGGCGGAACCGGGCGGCCGACTTCACCCCGTTGATGCTGAGGATGGGCGTGCCGCCGGAGGTCAGGGCGGTGGCCGGGCGGGCCAGCCGTTGGGCCTCCAAGTTCGGCACCGGTGCCCGGATCGCCCGGTACGTCGACGAGGGGGAGATCATCCGCACCGGAGCCGGGGACTTCGCCGTCCTTTACACCCCCGGGCATGCCCGCGCGGCGATCTGTCTCCACCGCCCGCAGGACGGCCTGCTGATCAGCGGCGACACCCTCCTCAAGGAGATCTCGTCCAACGCCCTGATCGAAGAGAACGGCCAAGGTAACGGCGGCTATCACAGCCTGGCGACCTACCTGGGGACCCTGCGCCGCCTGGCGGCGATGGAATTCTCGGTCATCCTTCCCGGCCACGGCCAGGAGATCACCGATCACCAGGGCTTGATCCGGTCGCGGCTGGCCTTCCACGAAGTCCGCAAGGACACCATCCTGACCGAGATGGGCGAGCGGGAGAACACGCCCTTCGAGGTCTGCCGGAAGCTCTTCCCGGACCTGCCGGCGGCCGCCCTCTTCCTGGGGCTGTCGGAGGTTTTCGGACACCTGGAGGTCCTCGAGGACGAGGGCCGGGTGGTCAGGCGGGAAGACGGACCGACGGTCGGCTTCAAGCGAGTTCTTAGGGGGTGA
- a CDS encoding SCP2 sterol-binding domain-containing protein, which yields MVTTKEVFAEIGVKMAQNSGRLAGLNAIYQFVLSGEDGGTWQVKIADSKGVISEGTPDKANCTVTMSVADFKDMAAGKLNGTAAFMSGRLRIAGDMALAMKLQTLIG from the coding sequence ATGGTTACCACCAAGGAAGTCTTCGCCGAGATCGGCGTCAAGATGGCTCAGAACTCCGGCCGGCTGGCCGGCCTGAATGCGATCTACCAATTCGTCCTGAGCGGTGAGGACGGCGGGACCTGGCAGGTGAAGATCGCCGATAGCAAGGGCGTCATCAGCGAGGGCACGCCGGACAAGGCCAACTGCACGGTGACGATGAGCGTGGCCGACTTCAAGGACATGGCCGCCGGCAAGCTCAACGGGACGGCCGCCTTCATGAGCGGCCGGTTGCGGATCGCCGGCGACATGGCCTTGGCGATGAAACTGCAGACGCTTATCGGTTGA
- a CDS encoding CaiB/BaiF CoA-transferase family protein, giving the protein MEGVGSARGASSFLDGLRVLDLTRLLPGGVASWLLTSMGADVVKVEEPTTGDYLRGMPPLGPRGNLYFEHLHRSQRSLAVDLKDPRGREVLMALAWRADVLLEGFRPGVMNRLGLGFDELAGANPGLIYCSLTAFGQGPGPRQTAAHDLNILGLSGLLAYLTDGAGRTLPPPIQLADVAGGGLLAVVAVLGALVARGRTGRGCHLDVAMLDGLRIIGVLQRAEGAGSGRYPGPDGLPLAGNLACYNVYSTADGGTMALGALEPKFWAAFCAGVERPAWVDRQFGPSAQQRAMTAEVAAVFAARTRTEWEGFAALHDCCLTPVVPLAEAVGGPMAAGRPPDDGFPVAVRGGSDPAGPVLGPRPAPALGRDTAAILQDLGISAANIRAWAQAGVIRT; this is encoded by the coding sequence GTGGAAGGGGTGGGGTCGGCGCGGGGGGCCTCGTCTTTCCTCGATGGCCTGAGGGTCCTCGACCTGACCCGCCTCTTGCCGGGCGGAGTGGCTTCGTGGCTGCTGACTTCAATGGGAGCCGACGTGGTCAAGGTCGAGGAGCCGACGACCGGCGACTATCTTCGCGGGATGCCGCCTCTGGGCCCCCGGGGCAACCTCTACTTTGAGCACCTCCACCGAAGCCAGCGCAGCCTGGCCGTGGACCTTAAGGACCCGAGGGGGCGGGAGGTTCTGATGGCCCTGGCCTGGCGGGCCGACGTCCTTCTGGAGGGCTTCCGGCCGGGGGTCATGAACCGTCTGGGCCTCGGCTTCGACGAGCTGGCGGGGGCCAACCCCGGGTTGATCTACTGCTCGCTGACCGCTTTCGGACAGGGCCCGGGGCCGCGTCAGACGGCGGCCCACGACCTGAACATCCTCGGCCTCTCCGGGCTCCTGGCCTATCTGACCGATGGGGCCGGCCGCACCTTGCCTCCTCCCATCCAGCTGGCCGACGTGGCCGGCGGCGGGCTCTTGGCCGTGGTCGCCGTCCTGGGGGCCCTGGTGGCCCGCGGCCGGACCGGGCGAGGTTGCCATCTCGACGTCGCCATGCTCGACGGCTTGAGGATCATCGGGGTCCTCCAGCGGGCCGAAGGCGCGGGCAGCGGCCGCTACCCGGGACCCGACGGCCTGCCCCTGGCCGGGAACCTGGCTTGTTACAATGTCTACTCGACGGCCGACGGGGGGACCATGGCTCTCGGCGCCCTGGAGCCGAAGTTCTGGGCGGCCTTCTGTGCCGGAGTGGAGCGTCCGGCCTGGGTCGACCGTCAGTTCGGCCCGTCCGCCCAGCAGCGGGCCATGACGGCCGAGGTGGCCGCGGTCTTTGCCGCCCGCACCCGGACCGAGTGGGAGGGCTTCGCCGCCCTTCACGACTGCTGTCTGACCCCGGTGGTGCCTCTGGCCGAGGCCGTCGGCGGGCCGATGGCCGCCGGACGACCTCCGGACGACGGCTTTCCCGTGGCGGTGAGGGGAGGGAGTGATCCGGCCGGACCCGTCCTCGGTCCGAGGCCGGCCCCGGCCCTAGGCCGGGATACCGCCGCTATCCTGCAGGATTTGGGGATTTCCGCAGCGAACATCCGGGCGTGGGCCCAGGCCGGAGTGATCCGCACCTGA
- a CDS encoding TetR/AcrR family transcriptional regulator: protein MNPGKSEEILSAAIRLFQEKGYHAASMQDLADAVGLQKGSLYHYITSKEDLLGQIVTRSLARYIEELQGIVESDRPARDRLREAVQAHIRIIAENLGMLTIFLRDSQAALAAEQKTAEEEGGKRYRLLFEQIIRDGVDSGDFRPLDTKMAALTIIGACNWTYRWFDPEGRLDHREISDLVWSFFYEGLKRG, encoded by the coding sequence ATGAATCCCGGCAAGTCCGAGGAGATCCTGTCCGCCGCCATCCGGTTGTTCCAGGAGAAGGGCTACCACGCCGCATCGATGCAGGATCTGGCCGACGCCGTTGGTCTGCAGAAGGGCAGCCTCTATCACTACATCACGAGCAAGGAGGACCTTCTCGGACAGATCGTCACCAGGTCGCTCGCCCGCTACATCGAGGAACTGCAGGGGATCGTCGAGTCCGACCGCCCGGCCCGGGACCGCCTTCGCGAGGCGGTCCAGGCGCACATCCGGATCATCGCCGAAAACCTCGGCATGTTGACCATCTTCCTGCGCGACAGCCAGGCCGCCCTGGCCGCGGAGCAGAAGACGGCGGAGGAAGAGGGCGGCAAGCGTTACCGTCTCCTCTTTGAGCAGATCATCCGGGACGGGGTCGACTCCGGGGACTTCCGGCCCCTCGACACGAAGATGGCCGCCCTGACCATCATCGGCGCCTGCAACTGGACCTATCGGTGGTTTGACCCGGAGGGCCGCCTCGACCACCGGGAGATTTCCGACCTCGTCTGGAGCTTCTTCTACGAAGGGCTGAAGCGGGGTTGA